One genomic segment of Helianthus annuus cultivar XRQ/B chromosome 14, HanXRQr2.0-SUNRISE, whole genome shotgun sequence includes these proteins:
- the LOC110908501 gene encoding pentatricopeptide repeat-containing protein At1g06143, translating to MNKENIISYLKMCSNSTQLECIYACIVKNSYNQDCFMINQFVSACSIFNKMDYGIRAFTQMDHPNVFVYNAVIRACVCCSSPVLALRFYSKMLSAQVLPTSYTFSSVIKGCALVAHSRIGEAVNGHIWKFGFKSHVFVQTALIDFYSSVGRIFDARQVFDEMTERDVFAWTSMVSVHARAGDLVSAKKLFDEMPERNFASWNSLIDGYARIKDVESAEVLFSKMPQKDLISWTTMINCYSQNKLYQHALATFNDMTAHGIIPDEVTMATAISACAHLGALDIGKKIHRYIQNNSLKLDVYIGSSLIDMYAKCGSLDQSLAVFYKLPEKNLFCWNSVIEGLAVHGYANEALKMFNHMVKDGIKPNGVSFISVLSACTHAGLVKEGQRCFLSMIHDFHILPEIEHYGCMVDLLCKAGLLEDALQVIEEMRMEPNAVIWGAILGGCKLQKNLEIAKIAVDKLMILEPDNSGYYTLLVNMFAEANRWSEVARIRSTMKDLCVEKKSPGSSWIEINGKIHRFSASDKYHESCEEIYFLLNRLYGKPVLYLSVPELIFCF from the coding sequence ATGAATAAGGAGAACATAATCAGTTACTTGAAAATGTGCTCGAATTCGACACAACTAGAGTGTATTTACGCCTGCATTGTCAAGAACAGCTACAATCAAGATTGTTTCATGATTAACCAGTTTGTGTCAGCTTGTTCCATCTTTAACAAGATGGATTATGGTATTCGAGCCTTTACGCAGATGGATCATCCGAATGTATTTGTGTATAATGCTGTGATCCGAGCGTGTGTTTGTTGTTCTTCCCCGGTTCTAGCTCTTCGGTTTTATTCCAAAATGTTAAGTGCTCAAGTTCTTCCCACTAGCTATACTTTTTCGTCGGTTATTAAAGGTTGTGCTTTAGTTGCACATTCAAGAATCGGTGAAGCGGTTAACGGGCATATATGGAAGTTTGGGTTCAAATCTCACGTGTTTGTTCAGACAGCGTTGATCGATTTTTATTCGAGTGTGGGGAGGATCTTTGACGCAcgccaggtgtttgatgaaatgacagAGAGGGATGTCTTTGCCTGGACTTcaatggtttcggttcatgcacGGGCTGGAGACTTAGTTTCTGCGAAGAaactgtttgatgaaatgcctgaaAGAAACTTTGCTTCATGGAACTCTTTGATCGACGGATACGCTAGAATAAAAGATGTCGAGTCTGCAGAGGTTTTGTTCAGCAAGATGCCTCAGAAAGACTTGATTTCATGGACGACTATGATAAACTGCTACTCTCAAAACAAACTATACCAACATGCGTTAGCAACGTTTAATGATATGACAGCACACGGTATCATTCCCGATGAAGTAACCATGGCTACCGCTATCTCAGCCTGTGCTCACCTCGGGGCACTCGACATAGGCAAAAAGATACATCGTTATATACAAAATAATAGTTTAAAACTCGATGTTTATATCGGGTCGTCACTGATTGATATGTATGCAAAGTGTGGCAGCTTAGATCAATCTCTTGCAGTATTTTATAAACTACCTGAAAAAAATCTTTTTTGTTGGAACTCGGTAATCGAAGGGCTTGCGGTGCATGGTTACGCGAACGAAGCATTAAAAATGTTTAATCATATGGTGAAAGATGGTATAAAACCAAACGGGGTTTCTTTTATCAGCGTCTTGAGCGCGTGTACGCACGCGGGCTTGGTCAAAGAGGGTCAAAGGTGTTTTCTGAGCATGATTCATGATTTTCATATTCTTCCGGAAATCGAACATTATGGATGTATGGTTGATTTGTTATGCAAGGCGGGTTTACTAGAAGACGCACTGCAAGTGATAGAAGAAATGAGAATGGAACCGAATGCGGTTATTTGGGGTGCGATATTGGGTGGATGTAAACTTCAGAAGAATCTAGAAATTGCTAAGATTGCTGTTGATAAGTTGATGATTTTGGAACCGGATAACAGTGGATATTATACGCTTTTAGTTAATATGTTTGCCGAAGCAAACAGATGGAGTGAGGTAGCTAGAATACGATCcactatgaaagatctttgtgtGGAAAAAAAGAGCCCGGGATCAAGTTGGATCGAGATAAATGGGAAAATTCATCGGTTTTCAGCTTCGGATAAGTATCATGAATCTTGTGAGGAAATATACTTCCTGTTGAATAGACTATATGGAAAGCCGGTTCTTTATTTAAGTGTACCAGAGCTTATTTTTTGCTTTTAA